In the genome of Botrytis cinerea B05.10 chromosome 5, complete sequence, one region contains:
- the Bcglr2 gene encoding Bcglr2: MLSKPLPPLLTIKTTSLVPPTNLIAVSTNTYSSGTSTQSSSSESATTLSAISAVAKSALPISRAGLSRKMSELATTGKGEAKEFDYIVIGGGSGGSGTARRAAGPREKGGWGKNVLLVEEGKSGGTCVNVGCVPKKHTWNFSSMAEALRASQYYGYETTSNIPFNYAAFKAKRDANIASLNRSYETNWAREGITLVRGTAKFVASKTITVELEDGSGVETFKSEHICVATGGKPIVPKIPGAHFGITSDGFFGLEELPKKIAVVGAGYIAVEMAGMLNAIGGIEVHLFIRGEKILRKFDPMISETMTRTYEEAGVIIHRGYKGFARVEMWSGKKKSEEKVLNLRWDGDDGKGLMVNEVLWAVGRSPETEGLNLGAVGVLTDDKGYIRVDGFQNTNVEGIYGLGDVTGQMELTPVAIAAGRQLSNRLFGPSQFSQSALSYSLIPTVVFAHPEVGTIGLTEPEALQKYGAGNLKIYHTKFAAMFYDFFPPEEKKGIPTEFKIICEGEEEKIVGLHLIGLGVGEMLQGFAVAVKMGARKRDFDACVAIHPTSAEEIVTMK; this comes from the exons ATGTTGTCAAAACCCCTACCTCCTCTTCTCACAATAAAAACAACATCTCTTGTACCCCCGACAAATCTCATAGCCGTCTCTACAAATACATATAGTTCCGGTACTAGCACACAATCATCAAGCTCAGAATCCGCAACGACGTTATCAGCTATTTCAGCAGTAGCTAAATCGGCGCTCCCAATTTCGAGAGCGGGATTATCAAGGAAGATGTCGGAGTTGGCGACTACGGGGAAGGGAGAGGCGAAGGAGTTTGATTATATTGTTATTGGGGGTGGAAGTGGTGGAAGTGGGACGGCGAGGAGAGCGGCGGGACCAAGGGAAAAAGGGGGGTGGGGAAAGAACGTTTTGCtggtggaggaggggaaaAGCGGTGGGACTTGTGTTAATGTTGG CTGCGTCCCCAAAAAACACACTTGGAATTTCTCTTCCATGGCTGAAGCCCTCCGTGCTAGCCAATACTACGGCTATGAAACTACCTCCAATATCCCCTTCAACTACGCCGCTTTTAAAGCGAAACGCGATGCAAACATCGCCAGTCTAAACCGTAGTTACGAAACTAACTGGGCACGCGAGGGAATAACTCTCGTTCGTGGAACCGCCAAATTCGTCGCTTCAAAAACCATTACtgtggaattggaagatggaagtggTGTTGAAACATTCAAATCTGAACACATCTGTGTAGCTACCGGCGGCAAACCCATTGTGCCGAAGATTCCCGGCGCCCATTTTGGTATCACTAGTGATGGGTTCTTTGGACTTGAGGAATTGCCTAAGAAAATTGCTGTGGTGGGAGCAGGATATATAGCAGTTGAGATGGCGGGAATGTTGAATGCTATTGGTGGGATTGAAGTCCATTTGTTTATACGCGGAGAGAAGATATTGCGAAAATTCGATCCTATGATTTCGGAGACGATGACGAGGACATACGAGGAAGCGGGAGTTATCATTCATAGAGGATATAAGGGGTTTGCGAGAGTGGAAATGTGGagtgggaagaagaagagtgagGAGAAGGTGTTGAATCTGAggtgggatggggatgatgggAAAGGTTTGATGGTTAATGAAGTGCTTTGGGCGGTGGGGAGGAGTCCAGAGACGGAGGGGTTAAATTTAGGGGCTGTGGGAGTGCTGACGGATGATAAGGGGTACATTCGGGTAGATGGATTTCAGAACACCAATGTGGAAGGGATTTACGGTTTGGGAGATGTGACGGGTCAGATGGAACTTACACCTG TCGCCATAGCAGCTGGTCGACAGCTCTCCAACCGACTTTTCGGGCCCTCTCAATTTTCTCAGTCCGCACTCTCCTACTCGCTCATCCCAACCGTCGTCTTTGCCCACCCTGAGGTCGGTACTATCGGTCTTACAGAACCAGAAGCTCTCCAAAAATATGGAGCTGGCAATCTTAAAATTTATCATACGAAGTTCGCAGCTATGttttatgatttctttccgccagaagagaagaaaggtaTACCAACTGAGTTTAAGATCATCTGCGAgggtgaggaagagaagatcgTGGGATTGCATTTGATAGGACTTGGGGTTGGAGAGATGTTGCAGGGGTTTGCGGTGGCAGTTAAGATGGGGGCCAGGAAGAGAGACTTTGATGCTTGTGTGGCCATTCATCCAACAAGTGCGGAAGAGATTGTTACGATGAAATAG